One segment of Salvia splendens isolate huo1 chromosome 20, SspV2, whole genome shotgun sequence DNA contains the following:
- the LOC121780908 gene encoding pelargonidin 3-O-(6-caffeoylglucoside) 5-O-(6-O-malonylglucoside) 4'''-malonyltransferase-like, protein MRVKVVSKRLVKPRTPTPQTLKTYHISFMDELNPTMNVVGIFYYHSPSAAAAANLEGLQQSLSDILPAFYPFAGRYMKQDRVVDCSDQGALLIEADVDHQMLETMKLDVVEELNDILPCEIGAADDETDPILLVQLNKFKCGGLAISVCISHRVVDACTLGTFVSAWTNAARGGNREEICPVFDGPAFFPGKNFPAPEFGTTRGRENGLYSIICKRFLFNKNTISGLKERVFKPTEQSCPPSRVGVVSGLIVKAIDRARAQVGPSTDLFVAQAVNIRERTVPPLSRHSCGNLVALAITELSAEETKRMGLEDYVRVLGSDARKAVRGCAGVISEEGHRGWIEASHEASEVSLREDVSVVWVTDWSKFGFYEADFGWGKPEWASVANVVVKNHVLLMDTKEGDGIEAWVQLEDTHMPYFEAQIRNFISA, encoded by the coding sequence ATGCGTGTGAAGGTCGTGAGCAAAAGGCTTGTCAAGCCACGCACCCCAACTCCACAAACCCTCAAAACCTACCACATCTCATTCATGGACGAACTCAATCCCACCATGAACGTTGTCGGCATTTTCTACTACCATTCCccttccgccgccgccgccgcgaaCCTCGAGGGTCTCCAGCAATCCCTCTCCGACATCCTCCCCGCTTTCTACCCATTCGCAGGGCGGTACATGAAGCAAGATCGCGTCGTTGATTGCAGCGACCAAGGCGCCCTCCTCATCGAGGCGGACGTTGATCACCAAATGCTTGAGACTATGAAGCTCGACGTCGTCGAGGAGCTCAACGATATTCTACCCTGCGAGATCGGGGCAGCAGACGACGAGACGGACCCGATCTTGCTCGTCCAGCTCAACAAGTTCAAATGTGGCGGTTTGGCTATCAGCGTATGCATTTctcatagggtcgttgatgcatGCACCCTGGGAACGTTCGTCTCTGCATGGACGAACGCAGCTAGGGGAGGAAACAGGGAAGAAATCTGTCCAGTCTTTGACGGGCCAGCTTTCTTCCCTGGAAAGAATTTCCCTGCGCCAGAGTTTGGGACAACTCGGGGCAGGGAAAATGGTCTCTATAGCATCATTTGCAAGAGGTTCTTGTTTAACAAAAACACAATCTCTGGCCTTAAAGAGAGGGTTTTCAAGCCCACCGAGCAGTCATGCCCCCCTTCAAGGGTCGGGGTAGTCTCAGGGCTCATAGTCAAGGCCATTGACCGTGCTCGGGCCCAGGTGGGCCCGAGCACGGATTTATTCGTGGCGCAGGCCGTCAACATCCGGGAGAGGACCGTGCCGCCTCTCTCCAGACATTCCTGTGGGAATTTGGTAGCTCTGGCGATCACAGAGCTATCTGCAGAGGAGACGAAGAGGATGGGGCTCGAAGATTACGTTCGCGTGCTGGGGAGCGACGCGAGGAAGGCAGTGCGTGGGTGCGCGGGAGTGATAAGTGAGGAAGGGCACAGGGGGTGGATTGAGGCATCCCATGAGGCGTCGGAGGTGTCTCTGAGGgaggatgtgagtgttgtgtgGGTGACGGATTGGAGCAAGTTTGGATTCTACGAGGCCGATTTCGGGTGGGGGAAGCCGGAGTGGGCGAGTGTGGCTAATGTGGTGGTGAAGAACCATGTTTTGTTGATGGACACCAAAGAGGGAGATGGGATTGAGGCATGGGTGCAGCTTGAAGATACTCACATGCCTTATTTCGAAGCCCAAATTAGAAATTTCATTTCGGCTTAG